In Rhodospirillaceae bacterium, a single genomic region encodes these proteins:
- a CDS encoding tetratricopeptide repeat protein, producing the protein MSGAGQPAAAKLVPDRMTTWGAYLSALHASRQKDSKRASEYFISVTPKAPGHAALMVRALRSHVLAGRLERAGGLAGQIAALAPGQAMARLILVLRAARNGRYAEAQTHLDRLPHSNFNRLLLPLMHAWLALGRHRDPDLALDEHRDLEGEQQFQLFRLMHAAHLLDVAGQTERAAEAYRAISSVPAFLSLRMTETLANFLARSGERAAALEAVDRHLSVAPDSMTVRSLRAAIRGGGPVRPLIGSPADGLAEVLLNLAGAFEEGDRAEQALPLAQLAVWMRPHDAASVFLLGSILERDSRYGDAVAVFGRLQSGTIYSWEARKSAAASMAELDRHTAAFTALETMAQERPNRYDALWLMGNVHRSRSAFGDAVLAYDRAIGRIPKIARRHWNLLYARGIALERSGQWPRAEADFLHALKLNPGQPYVLNYLAYSWVDRGERLVRARGMLEEAVRKRPNDGYIVDSVGWVEYRLGNFEAAVRHLERAAELRPHDPIINQHLGDAYWRASRRNEARFQWNRALWLGPEDADRKKIEERLRGGLPPFKPIARQ; encoded by the coding sequence CGGCGAAACTCGTGCCGGACCGTATGACGACATGGGGCGCCTACCTGTCGGCGCTGCACGCGTCCCGGCAAAAGGATTCGAAGCGCGCATCCGAATATTTCATCTCGGTCACGCCGAAGGCGCCCGGCCACGCCGCCCTGATGGTCCGGGCGCTGCGGTCCCACGTCCTTGCCGGACGCCTGGAGCGTGCGGGCGGCCTCGCCGGACAGATCGCGGCGCTCGCGCCCGGACAGGCGATGGCCCGCCTGATACTCGTCCTGCGCGCCGCAAGGAACGGGCGTTATGCCGAGGCGCAGACCCATCTCGACCGGCTGCCGCACAGTAATTTCAACCGTCTGCTGCTGCCCCTGATGCATGCCTGGCTGGCCCTGGGCCGGCACCGCGATCCGGATCTGGCGCTGGACGAGCATCGCGATCTGGAAGGCGAGCAGCAGTTCCAGCTCTTCCGCCTCATGCACGCGGCGCACCTGCTCGACGTCGCCGGGCAGACGGAGCGCGCGGCCGAGGCCTATCGGGCGATTTCGAGCGTCCCGGCGTTCCTCTCGCTCAGGATGACGGAGACCCTGGCCAACTTCCTTGCCCGGTCCGGCGAAAGGGCGGCGGCGCTCGAGGCCGTCGACCGGCATCTGTCCGTCGCTCCGGACTCCATGACCGTCCGGTCCCTGCGGGCGGCGATTCGCGGCGGAGGGCCGGTCAGGCCCCTGATCGGCTCGCCGGCCGACGGACTGGCCGAGGTGCTGCTCAATCTGGCGGGCGCGTTCGAGGAGGGCGACCGCGCCGAGCAGGCGCTGCCGCTGGCGCAACTCGCGGTCTGGATGCGGCCGCACGATGCGGCCTCGGTCTTCCTGCTCGGCAGCATACTCGAGCGGGACAGCCGCTATGGCGACGCGGTCGCGGTTTTCGGCAGGCTGCAATCCGGAACCATCTACAGCTGGGAAGCGCGCAAATCGGCCGCGGCGTCGATGGCCGAACTCGACCGCCACACCGCCGCGTTCACCGCCCTGGAAACAATGGCGCAAGAGCGGCCCAACCGCTACGACGCCCTGTGGCTGATGGGCAACGTGCATCGCAGCCGCTCGGCGTTCGGCGATGCGGTGCTGGCCTACGACCGGGCGATCGGGCGCATTCCGAAGATCGCCCGGCGTCACTGGAATCTCCTCTATGCCCGGGGCATCGCGCTCGAGCGGTCCGGCCAATGGCCCCGCGCCGAGGCGGATTTCCTTCATGCGCTCAAGCTCAATCCCGGTCAGCCCTATGTGCTGAACTACCTCGCCTATTCCTGGGTCGATCGGGGCGAGCGGCTGGTGCGGGCGCGCGGGATGCTGGAGGAAGCCGTGCGCAAGCGGCCGAACGACGGCTATATCGTCGATTCCGTCGGCTGGGTGGAATACCGGCTGGGAAATTTCGAGGCGGCGGTCCGCCATCTGGAACGGGCCGCGGAGCTGCGGCCCCACGACCCGATCATCAACCAGCATCTGGGCGACGCCTACTGGCGGGCGAGCCGGCGCAACGAGGCGCGCTTCCAGTGGAACCGGGCGCTGTGGCTCGGACCCGAAGACGCCGACCGCAAGAAGATCGAAGAGAGGCTGCGGGGCGGCCTGCCGCCCTTCAAGCCGATCGCGCGTCAATAG